The genomic segment GTGAAAAACAGAACCTTCTTGGCGGAGATAATAAAGAAACATAGCGGTCTGAAAAcatagaagaaaacaacaaaatttctAGTTATTTATTTCATCTGTAAAGTACTGATACTTTTTCCAAGGAATTGTGGAAAATTTGGATACAGCAAGTTGGATCAGTGTTGTATGCTATCAGTCAGCAACAGATTATTGAAACTGTTACACTACAGAATGTTTCATAGATCATTACTTTTACCCTCACAGCAGCAAGCCAAAGTTTCATCTTTGTAACAGTAACTTAAAACTAGCAGACCCCAGCACTGATCTAACCTTAAACCCAAGATCTAACCCTCGACCTAactttaaaagaatattttgacatgtttggaaatatacttatttgctttcttgcaaagagttagatgaaaagatcgataccactctcatgcaGTATCGGTCTGGTGGATATAAGCCGACAACCAGCAGCCAGCTAGCtttgcttagcataaagaatggaaacggccagcctggctctgtccaaaggtaacaaaatccacctccCAGCTCATCTGAAGCTCACCAATTACCTCGTGataacttgtttgtttaatccatacaagAAAGTATACTAAAGGTATTGCACAAAACCATTTCTTGGCCGTAGGCAGTCTTTGCTGGTTGCTGTCTGGCAACTTTACGgtggcaacacaaacaaacaagatacaacatatGAAATAGTGAGCTTTAGCCATGCCAGTAGGTGACTTTTGCCAtctttgggcagagccaggctagccgttttcccctgtttccagtctatatatgctaagataagctagcCAACAGCTGGCTGTAGTTTGTTATTTAACGTACatatatgagagtggtatcaatcttcctTTCGTCCAAACTGTTAAATCAGAGTGAGTAGCCTACTTCAAAAGAAACTAAACTTGGACATTTGTAAGTGTCCAAAGTAAAATGGCACTTTTGCTGGCATTAGTCCTGCAACTTTGAACAGACTCTAAAGACAATTAATGTACCTCTCAACTACATCCCTCTGTCCCTctaaatatattgtgttttagtGCTAGTTGGGCCTACCTAAATTCAGCAATTCTACACATGTAGATCAGCTACAATGACAAGCACATTTGGACtggcataaacacacacaaaataaggTTGAGGGAATTTGTGGCTTCGAATTGAAATATCTccaaattaaatgcaaaacagCAAGGCTAACTGCTTCTTTGCAGAGTACTTACACAGAGAGATTGAGAGCAAGCTATGATGACTATCAGTCCTGTGAGCAGCTGCAGTGGgtccttcatcctcttcttgttttgaaagcacaaaactgaaagaCCAGAAGTCAAGAAAAGGAGACTTCTTCTTCTCGGAGTTTAGTTTTATCTGTGTGATTTTTTCCCCAACAGTATGTTAGATTTTACCCACACCTGGGGCAGAACCAAGGTGTGGCCAAGGAGAAccagaaactgacaaaatacCTGATTCTCTACagtcataaaatataaaaaatatgtaggGAGTGTCTAGAACAGATGCGCACTGGCCAAAACTGGCTGCACTTTTGGGAAAACTTGTGTTTTGGTCCTATGTAATAGAACAGAAGTATTACTTTGCCATGTTAACAGAATGTCATGTGAAAAATGCTCTAACCACATTCCTCTACAAACAGATTTTGATCAGAGGAGACAATGCCAAAAGTGCAGCGTGCAGATTTGGGGATGTTGCTCAACATCCCCaaatctctctccttctgtctgtgttctgccatctgtcttgtcctctcttttttcaccaCTCTGTTATGTTCTCCACTTGCCAGCTCTTTGAATTTTCCTATAACTGCATGCCCACCCATCTCGCTATCAATAAAAAGTCGTTTAGTCATTTTATTACCTCCACTAAGGAGGACATGTTTTCATCCAcgtctgtttttttgtcagcagcATTGTGCAAAATGTACTGAACCGTTTTCCACCAAATTTGTTGGAGGAATGGGGCGTGGGCCAAGtaagaacccattacattttgaggcagatctggatcatttactatgaatttgaatttttttatctaaagtctggtgtatgttgtttgacactttccttggcagaggtctgcactctactgatTGTCCTTCTAGTTGATGAGCTGTACTGTTCCATTTCAAATAAATCCTGTTAGTAGCTTAATCCCACTGAAGGTCAGCTCTGAGCAGCGCAGGAAGAGGCAGAGCAAAAGGAGATATTTTATCTCCAAGAATCACAAGGTAACTGGAGTGAATAATGTGGCTGTTACTGATTAGTCAAAATGGAGAAGACACGAGTTTTCCGTCTAGGAAAGGAAGACTGGTTTTAGCAGCAATGTGGACACGGTTTTAGAAAATGTAACTGCAGGTTTTATGTgataagaaaagcaaaaatatggATTTCCCCAAATactgaaatattcctttaacaaAATATGATGACTCCAGATGTGTCGTATAAGTTATGCCAGGATAACATCCAAATCAGTTACAATCAATAAGGACAAGAATAAACAAATCCTACTTAAATAGTGCAGAGATGTAGTATATGATGTATATGTGGGGGTCACTATCAGATCCTGAACCcattaatgataaaaacaaaatccttttgtgtcaaaagttttttattagccaaaaaaagactgaataacATTCCACTAAAATAGTGTAATATACCCGGCTGGAAATTCTTATTTCAGCTTAATAAATCCTTGAAACCTGACTAGACTGATAATTCTAGTGAAGCAATGCCATAATGCAATATATTTAATTAGTTAGTCCTGAGTCTTTGTTGTATTCAAAACTGTTTAGTTTTATCCAATCAATCAGTACGATTGGCCAAAGATATGATTACTCAGCATCCTCACGTGAGCTGGCAGGGCTTCCTCTCCTGGGGGCCTTGACCTGACcgatgatcctaaacacacacacacacacacacacacacacacacacacacacacacacacacacacacacacacacacacacacacacacacacacacacacacacacacacacacacatagacaaaagcattcaaaatcagtttttgtcACCCACTGTGTCACTGACCTTCTCAACCCACTACAACTAGAGTTGAATTCACTGACATTCATGCATTCAGGCAGCAAAGGTTCAACAGACTGCCAGCAgccatatttattcatattttattaaaagagCTGTGGCAATTAAATCAGCACTTTCCCAAAAGGTcttcatatttacacatttggcAAAGCAGCAAATACAACGTGAGAAAGTCGACCTGACATTTCAGCTACAGATGCTAAAACACATTAGTTCTAACCAAATAGGGCAAAAGTATTCAAGTATTTTTGCAAGATGGTGTATGACTTTACCATCTTTACCAGACATCTCACTTGGACCAGTGCTGTAACTGTGACTGGATTCCATGGTTTGTCGCGATAACGTAGTACCGGAACATTTCTCACAATGTGGTGATAGGTTATTTATACAAAGAACTGCCCATACTTAGCCTGTTCACTTCCATCATGCATAATGTGTTTCAGAGACCAGTTAATGCTTGATATCTGCACCAATATGTTAATTAAATGTCAGATGCTGCCTGCTACTTTCAGCCTCTCTGTGAAACGTTAATACTTCCAAATGAGCTTTTGTGCCTTCAGAATCAACATTATCACATTATCACTCATTATCACCTCCACATTGTCTGTCGAGACCCGACTTCAGGCGTCTAAGTCAGACTTCCCCTGCTTGCTCTGAGCGTCTCTCCTCCTGGTTACGGCTTTATCGGCCTTTCCTGCgcaaagaagagaagagaagagtggtGCTGAGTAAGTAATACCGTTACTGCCGTCTTTATCCTCATCATTACTACCACAAATAGGATACGACTGATTTTGTACCTCCTTGTGAtagtctaaaaataaaacatcacctTTGGTATCCAGTGACTGTGTCTGCTGCGAGGACTCAGGATCATCTGGTTGAGCATCATCAGACTTCTTGTAGTAATACTGTTGATCAGGAGGCCCGAACcgctacacacaaacaaacacacaattggTCTTTTTGTggctgtgcacacacacacacacacacacacacacacacacacacacacacacacacacacacacacacacacacacacacacacacacacacacacacacacacacacacacacacacacacacacacacatagacaaaagcattcaaaatcagtttttgtcACCCACTGTGTCACTGACCTTCTCAACCCACTACAACTAGAGTTGAATTCACTGACATTCATGCATTCAGGCAGCAAAGGTTCAACAGACTGCCAGCAgccatatttattcatattttattaaaagagCTGTGGCAATTAAATCAGCACTTTCCCAAAAGGTcttcatatttacacatttggcAAAGCAGCAAATACAACGTGAGAAAGTCGACCTGACATTTCAGCTACAGATGCTAAAACACATTAGTTCTAACCAAATAGGGCAAAAGTATTCAAGTATTTTTGCAAGATGGTGTATGACTTTACCATCTTTACCAGACATCTCACTTGGACCAGTGCTGTAACTGTGACTGGATTCCATGGTTTGTCTCGATAACGTAGTACCGGAACATTTCTCAGAATGTGGTGATAGGTTATTTATACAAAGAACTGCCCACACTTAAACCTGTTCACTTCCATCATGCATAATGTGTTTCAGAGACCAGTTAATGCTTGATATCTGCACCAATATGTTAATTAAATGTCAGATGCTGCCTGCTACTTTCAGCCTCTCTGTGAAACATTAATACTTCCAAATGAGCTTTTGTGCCTTCAGAATCAACATTATCACATTATCACTCATTATCACCTCCACATTGTCTGTTGAGACCCGACTTCAGGCGTCTAAGTCAGACTTCCCCTGCTTGCTCTGAGCGTCTCTCCTCCTGGTTACGGCTTTATCGGCCTTTCCTGCgcaaagaagagaagagaagagtggtGCTGAGTAAGTAATACCGTTACTGCCGTCTTTATCCTCATCATTACTACCACAAATAGGATACGACTGATTTTGTACCTCCTTGTGAtagtctaaaaataaaacatcacctTTGGTATCCAGTGACTGTGTCTGCTGCGAGGACTCAGGATCATCTGGTTGAGCATCATCAGACTTCTTGTAGTAATACTGTTGATCAGGAGGCCCGAACcgctacacacaaacaaacacacaattggTCTTTTTGTggctgtgcacacacacacacacacacacacacacacacacacacacacacacacacacacacacacacacacacacacacacacacacacacacacacacacatcacacacaagcCTACTGTACCTTGTCAGGCCACATGAAGCTAATGAAGAGAATGATGGGAAGTCCAACAGTGAAGACATAGACACTCCAGAGCCAGGGACGCTGGTGGGTGGCCAAAAGGAGGCTCTCTATAATACCCGGCTACAATACATAAATAGAAGTGCAAATACTTTTCAGAAGGGAATATactggagtttttttgtttttccaaaaaaaaaaaaaaaaggaattgagAAGGAAAAGCATTCAGGAGGGAGACCATAAAAGCTACAGGCAGCACGCTTGATCATGCTGTCatgtatttatgtacatttatatatcCAAGCACTAGGTGGTGTATGAGTATTGCATGCGTGGAGACTGAAGAAACTAGAAACAGGTGTTGTTGCTTGGGGAAGCATAGTTTTTGATCTCCCTCTTGCTCAGTGTGTAACGTCCGTTCACAAGCAACATCTTGAATTACTCTGCTATATGCGTTGTATGACTGTAAGTCCGTGCTGGGGAACAGTAAAGAAATGTATCCTGTTCTGGTCTGGTCTTGTAGGACCCTGAATATGGGATTATGGAGCAATATCTGGGAGTTTAGACTTCACCTACGTTTTGAACTCTAATGGCTGATTTTGACACTGTTTTTTCAAGCATTTGTCTGAAAGATAGTCAGTATTTACCTTTGCTTTAATGTATGTCCATCAATTTATTGGTATAATATTGTTCTTACACAGTGTCTCTTTGTTAATTGTTTTACAATTAATTgactcttttcccttttttattgtttgttgtatGCATGTTCACTGTGTAGGACATCaatgaagattttaaaaagaaaaaatatatatgcaaaATATATTATCTTTTTTATCTATCTAAAACAGTGTTTATCAGATTTAgtttattcaaaatgaaaagtgcAATAAAACTCGGTGATAcctctgctgcagcagccatTGGTGTCACACTGGCTACCAGCgtcacacacagcaacacaaagcTGATCTCCATGTctgaaacacacagtaacatgcGCACACATTTGTGCATACATTTACATCCAAACACAAAATGTCCACAAACTCAGATAAGATAACTGATGAGACCAAACTCAAAGACCCAGAGTGACAAATGAGAGAAGGAATGTTTTCTGTTGGGATCTTTCTGGGTCTATTATATAATGATCAGGCCTTTGATCagagataaaagacaaaaagaaagagaaggagggggtgAAAGCCAGACAGTCCTctgagaaaggaaaataaaaattggacgcaagaaaagaaacagagcaaaagGGGGAGCGGAGTGGGaccaaaggagagaaaggatcaagaaaagaaagaagtgagagTAAAAGTAAATAGAGCACAGGGGAAGCTACAGAGAACCAAATAATGTGTTTCTACCTTTTTATACAGTGATTTCTCACAGTCTCCACAGGTTCCTTAAAAGTCACTTCCTGAAATCTCCCAGTCATGTGGTGTTGGACTTTGGTCGTAGTGACTTGCTGACATAGTCG from the Xiphias gladius isolate SHS-SW01 ecotype Sanya breed wild chromosome 23, ASM1685928v1, whole genome shotgun sequence genome contains:
- the LOC120785610 gene encoding calnexin-like, with protein sequence MEISFVLLCVTLVASVTPMAAAAEPGIIESLLLATHQRPWLWSVYVFTVGLPIILFISFMWPDKRFGPPDQQYYYKKSDDAQPDDPESSQQTQSLDTKGKADKAVTRRRDAQSKQGKSDLDA